One stretch of Longimicrobiaceae bacterium DNA includes these proteins:
- a CDS encoding PqqD family protein, with the protein MPAPITLDTSVRATKEQVSCEVSPDVIILNLKNGEYYGLNEVGAVIWELLQESRSVLEIRDRILERYPDVSIEECTGDLLNLLEELSASDLIEIGVSTER; encoded by the coding sequence ATGCCAGCCCCCATTACGCTCGATACCTCCGTGCGGGCGACCAAGGAGCAGGTCTCCTGCGAGGTTTCTCCCGACGTCATCATACTGAATCTGAAGAACGGCGAATATTACGGGCTCAATGAGGTGGGAGCCGTGATCTGGGAGCTTCTCCAGGAATCCCGTTCGGTCCTGGAGATCCGGGATCGGATTCTCGAGCGGTACCCCGATGTTTCGATCGAGGAGTGCACGGGCGATCTGCTGAACCTGCTGGAGGAGCTCTCCGCTTCCGACCTGATCGAGATCGGCGTGTCCACCGAACGCTGA
- a CDS encoding nucleotidyltransferase family protein, with product MLTSSKEFQVLVCCGRGDRSASAQRLQALLDEGIDWSLLLTLAHRHRLAPLVYWHLEALDEHAVPEAVRRRLRHTFFENASWQLRFTGELRDLLQVLSDHGIIAVPYKGPVLAKQLYGAISLRESSDLDILVRRDDFARARELLLERGFTARRPLDNRDRAFMLRNRYAESLDGPLGLTVELHWGFTNADVAFPLALDELQPRLQELDIDGFEVPAFAAEDHLLILTVHGAKHLWCRLEWVCGVAELARTFSPVQWQVVAQRARETGSERTLLLGLLLAHELLEAPIPQDLLRRARRNPQVVLLFEDVKWLLAAEEAITESAEKFGSLHHDLFHFRLRERLRDRVRFLLYRFTTPSRPERWVAVRVGTHFLPVHAVFRPVRVMAKLVPALWWYATRKRARDLPSPRRAA from the coding sequence GTGCTCACGAGCTCTAAGGAGTTCCAGGTGCTGGTCTGCTGTGGCCGCGGCGACCGGAGCGCCAGCGCGCAGCGGCTCCAAGCCCTCCTGGACGAGGGCATAGACTGGTCCCTCCTGCTCACGCTCGCGCACCGGCACCGACTGGCTCCCCTGGTCTACTGGCACTTGGAGGCCCTGGACGAGCACGCGGTGCCGGAGGCCGTGCGTCGGCGCCTGCGCCATACCTTCTTCGAAAACGCCAGTTGGCAGCTGCGCTTCACCGGCGAGCTGCGCGATCTACTCCAGGTTCTGTCGGACCACGGGATCATCGCGGTGCCGTACAAGGGGCCCGTGCTGGCCAAGCAGCTCTACGGCGCGATTTCGCTGCGAGAGAGCTCGGATCTCGACATCCTGGTGCGGCGCGACGACTTCGCTCGCGCGAGAGAGTTGCTGCTCGAGCGCGGGTTCACGGCTCGACGTCCGCTGGACAATCGCGACCGGGCCTTCATGCTCCGCAACCGTTATGCGGAGAGCCTGGATGGTCCGCTCGGTCTGACAGTGGAGCTGCACTGGGGCTTCACCAACGCAGACGTCGCCTTTCCCCTCGCGCTCGACGAGCTCCAGCCCCGACTACAGGAGCTGGACATCGATGGGTTCGAGGTGCCTGCCTTCGCGGCCGAAGATCACCTGTTGATCCTGACCGTACACGGGGCCAAGCATCTCTGGTGCAGGCTCGAATGGGTCTGCGGGGTGGCCGAGCTCGCGCGCACCTTCAGCCCGGTCCAATGGCAGGTCGTCGCGCAACGGGCACGCGAAACGGGGAGCGAGCGCACCCTTCTGCTGGGCCTGTTACTCGCCCATGAGCTGCTCGAGGCTCCCATTCCTCAGGATCTTCTCAGGCGGGCCCGCCGTAATCCGCAGGTCGTGCTGCTCTTCGAAGACGTGAAATGGCTCCTCGCCGCCGAAGAGGCCATCACGGAGAGCGCGGAAAAATTCGGCAGCTTGCACCACGATCTCTTCCATTTTCGCCTGCGCGAACGCCTGCGGGATCGGGTTCGCTTCCTCTTGTATCGCTTCACCACCCCGAGCAGGCCGGAGCGCTGGGTGGCCGTGCGGGTTGGCACGCACTTCCTCCCCGTGCACGCCGTTTTCCGTCCGGTCCGGGTGATGGCCAAGCTCGTTCCCGCCCTCTGGTGGTATGCCACGCGGAAGCGGGCGCGCGACCTGCCGTCTCCGCGGCGGGCGGCGTGA
- a CDS encoding lasso peptide biosynthesis B2 protein — protein sequence MDAHRRRRPLRSFLNRPGDEQRLLLRALTALLSVRLALWTLPARTTLRIVNGLVERRLRRGQSEEVAVERIGWAVGKAAHHVPNATCLTQALAAQLLLARYRHESRLCIGVARDGERGFEAHAWIEAEGRVVVGGGRRLERYSRLPDLAGVLSLK from the coding sequence GTGGACGCGCACCGTCGACGTCGGCCGCTGCGGTCGTTTCTCAATCGTCCTGGTGACGAGCAACGCCTGCTACTCCGGGCGCTCACGGCGCTGCTGTCGGTGCGCCTTGCCCTGTGGACGCTGCCCGCCCGCACGACGCTGCGAATCGTCAACGGTTTGGTGGAGCGTCGGCTCCGGAGAGGACAGTCGGAAGAAGTTGCCGTCGAGCGAATCGGTTGGGCGGTGGGCAAAGCCGCGCACCACGTTCCCAACGCTACCTGTCTTACGCAGGCATTGGCGGCGCAGTTGTTACTGGCTCGGTATCGACACGAGTCGCGACTCTGCATCGGCGTGGCGCGTGATGGAGAGAGAGGTTTCGAAGCACACGCCTGGATCGAGGCGGAGGGTCGAGTAGTGGTGGGAGGAGGCCGCCGGCTCGAGCGCTATTCGCGGCTGCCGGATCTTGCGGGTGTGTTGTCGCTGAAATAG